A stretch of the Aminipila terrae genome encodes the following:
- a CDS encoding LysR family transcriptional regulator, protein MTLQQMKYAIEIADKGSINLAAKSLFISQPSLSGTIKELEDEIGIEIFSRTNRGITITPEGSEFLGYARQVVQQYNLMEEQYIEKKVRKKYFSVSTQHYSFAVKAFVEMVKQFGMDEYEFAVHETKTYEVIEDVRSFKSDLGILYLDKFNEKVMTKILNENSLEFIELFPCDTYVYLWKGHPLADQSIISMEELEEYPCLSFEQGKNNSFYFAEEVLSTYEYKRIIKANDRATMLNLMVGLNGYTLCSGIICQELNGSDYQAVKLDSDEVMHIGYIKHKRIPLSIEGTKYLEELVKYRELVL, encoded by the coding sequence ATGACACTTCAACAAATGAAATATGCAATTGAAATAGCGGACAAGGGTTCAATCAATCTTGCGGCAAAGTCATTATTTATTTCACAACCAAGTTTATCCGGGACTATTAAAGAACTTGAGGATGAAATAGGTATAGAAATTTTCAGCCGTACAAACAGAGGCATTACTATAACTCCAGAAGGAAGCGAGTTTCTGGGCTATGCAAGGCAGGTAGTACAGCAATATAATTTAATGGAAGAGCAATATATAGAAAAGAAGGTCAGAAAAAAGTATTTTAGTGTTTCTACCCAACATTACTCCTTTGCAGTCAAGGCTTTTGTAGAGATGGTTAAACAATTTGGAATGGATGAGTATGAATTTGCAGTTCATGAGACTAAAACATATGAAGTAATTGAAGATGTAAGGTCTTTTAAAAGTGATCTGGGGATACTTTATCTGGACAAATTTAATGAAAAGGTAATGACTAAAATTTTAAATGAAAATTCATTAGAATTTATAGAACTGTTCCCCTGTGACACCTACGTTTATTTATGGAAAGGACATCCTTTAGCTGATCAATCAATAATCAGTATGGAAGAGTTGGAAGAATATCCATGTTTATCGTTTGAACAGGGAAAGAACAACTCCTTTTATTTTGCAGAAGAAGTTTTAAGCACCTATGAGTACAAAAGAATCATTAAAGCTAATGACAGAGCTACCATGCTGAATCTTATGGTTGGGTTGAATGGCTATACCCTGTGCTCCGGAATTATCTGCCAGGAACTGAACGGAAGTGATTATCAGGCGGTAAAATTAGATTCAGATGAAGTAATGCATATAGGTTATATAAAGCACAAAAGGATTCCCTTAAGCATAGAAGGCACAAAATATCTGGAGGAACTAGTAAAATATAGAGAATTAGTGCTATAA